From Methylococcus capsulatus:
CGCATCACCCAAGCGATGGACGATGCCGCTGTCCACAAGCGCATATTCCACCTCTGGTGGCATCCGCATAATTTCGGGACGAACACGGCCCAGAACATGGCGTTCCTCGAACGCATCGCCCATCACTACGACCGTCTGCGCGAAGAGCACGGCATGCGCTCGCTGAACATGCGAGAGCTATACACCCTGGCGGAATCCGCCCATGCCTGAAGGAAAAACGCGAATCGTATTTCTGTGCACCGACAGCCGTTATTCCCGCATGATGTATCACGGCCTGGCGCCCCATGCCCAGGTTGCCGCCATAATCGTCGAAACGCCCGTTTCATTGGCCCGCCTCGCACGGAGGAGAATGGAAAAACTGGGACTGATGGCAACCATGGGCCAGATCCTATTCATTGCCTGCAATAAGCTTCTGGCGCGGTTTTCCGCCAAAAGAATCCGTGAGCTCATTTCGGCTTACGGCCTCGACGACGCGCCACTGCCCGAAGACCGGGTAATCCCGGTCGACACCGTCAACTCGCATCGGACCATCGCCTTGCTTCGCGAATTGGCTCCCCAGGCCGTCGTCGTCAACGGCACGCGAATCATCTCGAGGGAAGTTCTCGACGCGATCGAGGTGCCCTTCCTCAACACCCACATGGGCATTACCCCACGTTACCGCGGTGTACATGGCGGCTATTGGGCGATTGCGAACGACGACCGCGAAAACTGCGGGGTGACGGTCCACCTGGTGGATGCCGGTATCGACACCGGCGGCGTCCTCTACCAGGGCATCATAGAAGTCGACGAGAAAGACGATTTCAACACCTATCCCCTGCACCAGATCGCCAAGGCCATCCCCCTGATGCAATCGGCGCTGGAAGACGTGCGTGCCCACAACTTGCGGACCGTGCCGGGCGTTTTTCCTT
This genomic window contains:
- a CDS encoding formyl transferase, whose translation is MPEGKTRIVFLCTDSRYSRMMYHGLAPHAQVAAIIVETPVSLARLARRRMEKLGLMATMGQILFIACNKLLARFSAKRIRELISAYGLDDAPLPEDRVIPVDTVNSHRTIALLRELAPQAVVVNGTRIISREVLDAIEVPFLNTHMGITPRYRGVHGGYWAIANDDRENCGVTVHLVDAGIDTGGVLYQGIIEVDEKDDFNTYPLHQIAKAIPLMQSALEDVRAHNLRTVPGVFPSRLWHHPTLFEYLRNRLLLAAK